A part of Desulfomicrobium baculatum DSM 4028 genomic DNA contains:
- a CDS encoding PAS domain-containing hybrid sensor histidine kinase/response regulator, translated as MAPDHSISPPSRLSGFQDVDDLLLSAPIGVFSSTPEGRYLYVNPAWVRIFGYDSPEDVLVSITDIGTQVYVDPAQREEFKRVLEAHGEVVNFESKFKRRDGSIVWVSRNARAVRDAQGRISHYQGFTTDITERKQSEAALQKQKAMLEHLFDSSPEAIAIVDNQGFVLQINKSFTYLFGYEWEDAHGKQINDLVSQGMYRDEAGHYSDLVFKNGTIVETETVRCTKDGTPLDVVLIGYPILIDGRIIGAYAIYRDITDRKLAEKSLQESEERFKALHNASFGGITIHDKGIILDCNQGLSGITGYSVNELIGMDGLLLIAEKSRKMVMKNILAGYEKPYEAVGLRKNGQEYPLRLEARNIPYKGRMVRSVEFRDDTERKLVEAELIKARDAAQAANQAKSEFLANMSHEIRTPLNGVMGLMQLLQTTLLDDEQREIVSMAIRSSDRLARLLTDLLDISKIEAGKMDVVEEDFSLRELCDSVTELFAVNADKKNVSLEYVIDPDLPPILIGGVARLRQILFNLVGNSLKFTDQGRVRLEMAPIAPAKNGELRLLFSVYDTGIGIPEDKLRDLFKPFAQVEGSYTRKYQGAGLGLAIVRRLVELMRGHIYMESVLGKGTAVHVVLPFKSLQELPPARMREKADITGRKTMHVLMVEDDPSNQVATRKLLEKSGHAVTLAENGQEALDLLRTGDFDIVLMDIQMPVMGGQEATKEIRNSPGLAACKSIPVIALTAYAMTGDREKFLASGMDDYLVKPVSLENLQRMIEKHAPRAGSRNMHP; from the coding sequence ATGGCTCCTGATCATTCCATAAGCCCCCCCTCGCGACTGTCCGGATTTCAGGATGTGGACGATCTGCTGCTGAGCGCTCCCATCGGCGTGTTCTCATCCACTCCCGAAGGGCGGTATCTGTACGTAAACCCAGCCTGGGTCAGAATTTTCGGCTACGATTCGCCAGAGGACGTCCTTGTCTCCATTACCGACATCGGCACGCAGGTTTATGTCGATCCGGCCCAAAGGGAGGAATTCAAGCGTGTGCTTGAAGCCCACGGCGAAGTCGTCAACTTTGAAAGCAAATTTAAGCGGCGGGATGGATCCATTGTCTGGGTGTCCAGAAACGCCAGGGCAGTACGCGACGCGCAGGGCAGAATCTCCCATTACCAAGGCTTCACCACGGACATTACCGAGCGCAAGCAATCCGAAGCAGCCTTGCAAAAACAAAAGGCAATGCTCGAGCATTTGTTCGACAGCTCGCCGGAGGCCATTGCCATTGTTGATAACCAGGGTTTCGTTTTGCAGATCAACAAGTCTTTCACCTATCTTTTCGGATACGAATGGGAAGATGCGCACGGCAAGCAGATAAACGATCTCGTTTCCCAGGGCATGTACCGTGACGAAGCGGGACACTATTCGGATCTCGTTTTTAAAAATGGAACGATCGTCGAGACGGAAACAGTGCGTTGCACAAAAGACGGCACGCCTCTCGATGTTGTGCTCATCGGGTACCCCATCCTCATCGACGGACGCATCATCGGCGCCTACGCCATTTATCGCGACATAACAGATCGCAAGCTCGCCGAGAAATCGCTCCAGGAAAGCGAAGAGCGCTTCAAGGCCCTGCACAATGCCTCTTTCGGCGGCATAACAATCCACGACAAGGGGATCATTCTCGATTGCAATCAGGGGTTGTCCGGCATCACCGGCTACTCCGTGAATGAATTGATCGGCATGGACGGCCTGCTGCTCATCGCTGAAAAGTCGCGGAAAATGGTCATGAAGAACATTCTGGCCGGGTACGAAAAGCCCTACGAAGCGGTCGGCCTGCGCAAGAACGGTCAGGAATACCCGCTGCGCCTGGAAGCCCGAAACATACCGTACAAGGGCCGCATGGTCCGATCCGTCGAATTCCGGGACGACACAGAGCGAAAACTGGTCGAAGCAGAGCTGATCAAGGCCAGGGACGCGGCCCAGGCGGCCAACCAGGCCAAGTCTGAATTTTTGGCCAACATGAGCCACGAAATCCGCACCCCTTTGAACGGCGTCATGGGTCTCATGCAACTGCTGCAAACCACGCTCCTGGACGACGAGCAGCGCGAAATCGTTTCCATGGCCATCAGGTCTTCAGACCGTCTGGCCCGTCTGCTGACAGATCTTCTCGACATCTCGAAGATCGAGGCGGGCAAGATGGATGTCGTCGAAGAGGATTTCAGCCTGCGTGAGCTGTGCGATTCCGTAACCGAACTTTTCGCCGTCAACGCCGACAAAAAAAATGTCTCCCTGGAGTATGTCATCGACCCCGACCTGCCGCCGATTCTTATCGGCGGTGTCGCCAGGTTGCGGCAGATTCTTTTCAACCTGGTCGGCAACTCCCTTAAATTCACCGATCAAGGCAGGGTGCGGCTGGAGATGGCTCCCATCGCTCCTGCCAAAAACGGCGAACTGCGGCTTCTTTTTTCCGTTTACGACACGGGAATCGGCATCCCCGAGGATAAACTGAGGGATCTGTTCAAGCCTTTCGCGCAGGTGGAAGGATCCTACACGCGCAAATACCAAGGTGCGGGCCTCGGACTGGCCATAGTGCGGCGTCTGGTGGAGCTTATGCGAGGGCACATTTATATGGAAAGCGTTCTGGGCAAAGGGACCGCGGTGCATGTGGTCCTCCCGTTCAAGTCACTGCAGGAGCTGCCCCCGGCAAGGATGAGGGAAAAGGCAGATATAACCGGTCGTAAAACCATGCACGTTCTGATGGTCGAAGATGATCCGTCCAACCAGGTCGCCACCCGCAAATTGCTGGAAAAATCCGGCCATGCGGTAACCCTGGCCGAAAATGGCCAGGAGGCTCTTGATCTCTTGCGCACAGGAGATTTCGACATCGTGCTCATGGATATTCAGATGCCGGTCATGGGAGGCCAGGAGGCCACCAAGGAAATCCGCAACTCTCCCGGCCTAGCCGCCTGCAAGAGCATCCCTGTCATCGCACTGACCGCGTACGCCATGACCGGGGACCGGGAAAAATTTCTCGCCTCGGGAATGGACGACTATCTGGTCAAGCCGGTCAGCCTGGAGAACCTGCAGCGAATGATCGAAAAACATGCTCCCCGTGCCGGGAGTCGAAACATGCATCCCTGA
- a CDS encoding branched-chain amino acid ABC transporter permease, whose protein sequence is MTGRQNILYFLSLHRTGLFVSLMAMALILFPYIEDNPYTLGLTNLIAINAIVVLGLNLFIGYAGQISLGHAAFFGLGAYGSAIATVTFGLPPWPAMFLIAALVGLVSLAVGIPVLRLSGHYLAMATLGLNYVVHTVLLQWDEVTGGPSGFAGIPSLSVADVVFDDPVSLHYLLWGFTMACLLLCLNLVRSGVGRGLAALAGDETAAASLGVDTRAAKVKVFVLSAVLASLAGSLFAHCYSYVSPDTFGIFTSTDLVIMVVVGGMGSIWGSVFGAAFLTLLPEWMEVFDTYKDFVHGGILVLVLMFLPQGLITGLTDMIRVRLALWRRDHAAA, encoded by the coding sequence ATGACCGGCAGACAAAACATTCTCTACTTTCTCTCCCTGCACCGGACAGGACTCTTCGTATCCCTCATGGCCATGGCGCTGATCCTCTTTCCCTATATCGAGGACAACCCCTACACCCTGGGCCTGACCAATCTCATCGCCATCAACGCCATCGTGGTTCTGGGCCTGAACCTCTTCATTGGCTATGCCGGACAGATTTCGCTTGGCCATGCCGCTTTTTTCGGCCTTGGCGCCTACGGTTCGGCCATCGCCACCGTCACTTTCGGATTGCCCCCCTGGCCGGCCATGTTTCTGATCGCGGCGCTGGTGGGCCTGGTCTCGCTGGCCGTGGGCATCCCGGTGCTGCGCCTGTCGGGGCACTATCTGGCCATGGCCACGCTTGGCCTGAACTACGTCGTGCACACCGTCCTTTTGCAATGGGACGAGGTCACGGGCGGCCCCAGCGGATTCGCAGGCATCCCCAGCCTGTCCGTTGCCGATGTGGTCTTCGATGACCCGGTCAGCCTGCATTATCTGCTCTGGGGCTTCACCATGGCGTGTCTGCTGCTGTGTCTCAATCTGGTGCGCAGCGGGGTCGGCCGGGGCCTGGCCGCCCTGGCCGGGGACGAGACCGCGGCCGCGAGCCTGGGCGTCGACACCCGCGCTGCCAAGGTCAAGGTCTTCGTGCTCTCGGCCGTGCTCGCCTCACTGGCCGGAAGCCTTTTCGCCCACTGCTATTCCTACGTGAGCCCCGACACCTTCGGCATCTTCACCTCGACGGACCTCGTCATCATGGTCGTGGTCGGCGGGATGGGCTCCATCTGGGGCTCGGTCTTCGGCGCGGCCTTTTTGACTCTGCTCCCGGAATGGATGGAGGTCTTCGATACCTACAAGGACTTCGTGCACGGCGGCATTCTCGTGCTGGTGCTGATGTTCCTGCCGCAGGGCCTGATCACGGGCCTGACCGACATGATCCGGGTGCGCCTGGCCCTGTGGAGGCGCGACCATGCTGCGGCTTGA
- a CDS encoding ATP-binding cassette domain-containing protein, which translates to MLTIKNLTAHYGAAQALFGIDMEVGAGQTVALVGANGAGKSTLLKCVMGLVRPTGGEILLDGKTVTGSSPARMVRHGLALSPEGREVFAQLSVLENLQLGAIPLSLAKAEETRRMEEIFARFPKLKERRQQLAGTLSGGEQQMLAMGRALMAAPRLLLLDEPSLGLAPLITDEIFSIIHQLARAGTTILIVEQNAARALSASDTAYLLAGGNIVEQGNSRDLLLDPSLRAAFLGAASQDNPSASRLGAAGLTNIRLEKPPMHKNFMPSFNSEEELKAHQLQGLQWTVRHAFEGSPAYRAKLEAAGVTPDSIQSLDDLKRLPFTTTDDLRDGYPFPLKSVPFEQLVRVHASSGTTGKRKVLCYTQKDLDDWTDMFARCYQSAGVNSLDRVQIAVGYGVWTAGMGFQLGCEKVGALAVPVGPGNIDMHIQFLLDFQSTVFCSTASMALLMAEEIHKRGIADKIAIKKIIYGSERSSRSMRKKISELFGGAELFDITGLTELYGPGTGIECSDHDCIHYWSDYYLLEILDPQTLQPLPDGEWGEMVITTLCKEGSPLIRYRTRDITRIIPEPCTCGSIMPRHSRIKGRSDDTIKFRGVNIYPSSIDTILSSVPGLGSEYQIHLTRGDGGRDNLRLVIERAEGVAAGRGPELAHEAGHQIKKQLMVTVDLELVDYGALPRSDRKSQRVFDSRIQDEIV; encoded by the coding sequence ATGCTGACCATAAAGAATCTTACGGCGCACTACGGTGCGGCCCAGGCCCTGTTCGGCATCGACATGGAGGTCGGGGCCGGGCAGACCGTGGCCCTGGTCGGGGCCAACGGCGCGGGCAAGAGCACCCTGCTCAAATGCGTGATGGGTCTGGTTAGGCCCACGGGCGGGGAAATCCTCCTCGATGGCAAAACCGTGACCGGATCGAGTCCGGCGCGCATGGTTCGTCACGGGTTGGCCTTGTCTCCCGAAGGGCGCGAGGTGTTTGCCCAGCTCTCTGTGCTGGAAAACCTGCAGCTCGGCGCCATCCCCTTGAGCCTGGCCAAGGCCGAGGAAACCCGGCGCATGGAAGAGATTTTCGCCCGTTTTCCAAAACTTAAGGAGCGTCGGCAGCAGTTGGCCGGAACCCTGTCCGGCGGCGAACAGCAGATGCTGGCCATGGGCCGGGCGCTGATGGCCGCGCCGCGCCTGTTGCTCCTGGACGAGCCGAGCCTCGGGCTGGCCCCGCTCATCACCGACGAAATCTTTTCCATCATCCACCAGCTTGCCCGCGCCGGCACGACCATCCTCATTGTCGAACAGAACGCCGCCCGCGCCCTGTCCGCATCGGACACGGCCTATCTGTTGGCCGGGGGAAACATTGTCGAGCAGGGCAATAGCCGCGATCTGCTCCTGGACCCTTCCCTGCGCGCCGCATTCCTGGGCGCGGCCAGTCAAGACAACCCATCCGCCAGCCGCCTGGGAGCGGCCGGGCTGACCAATATCCGTCTGGAGAAACCGCCCATGCACAAAAACTTCATGCCTTCCTTTAACTCTGAAGAAGAACTCAAAGCCCACCAGTTGCAGGGGCTGCAGTGGACCGTGCGCCACGCCTTCGAAGGGTCCCCCGCCTACCGCGCCAAGCTTGAGGCGGCGGGCGTGACCCCGGATTCGATCCAGAGCCTGGATGATCTGAAGCGCCTGCCCTTTACCACCACCGACGATCTGCGCGACGGTTACCCCTTCCCGCTGAAAAGCGTGCCCTTCGAGCAGTTGGTGCGCGTGCACGCCAGTTCCGGGACCACGGGCAAGCGCAAGGTGCTCTGCTACACGCAAAAAGATCTGGACGACTGGACCGACATGTTCGCCCGCTGTTACCAGAGCGCGGGCGTCAATTCCCTCGATCGGGTCCAGATCGCCGTGGGTTACGGAGTCTGGACGGCGGGCATGGGCTTTCAGCTCGGCTGCGAAAAGGTCGGCGCGTTGGCCGTGCCGGTGGGTCCCGGCAACATCGACATGCACATCCAGTTCCTGCTCGATTTCCAGTCCACGGTCTTCTGCTCCACGGCCTCCATGGCGCTGCTCATGGCCGAGGAGATCCACAAACGAGGCATCGCCGACAAAATCGCGATCAAGAAGATCATCTACGGATCCGAGCGCTCCAGCCGGTCCATGCGCAAGAAGATCTCCGAGCTCTTCGGCGGGGCCGAGCTTTTCGACATCACCGGCCTGACCGAACTCTACGGGCCGGGCACGGGCATCGAATGCTCCGATCACGACTGCATCCATTACTGGAGCGACTACTACCTGTTGGAGATCCTTGATCCACAGACCCTCCAGCCGCTGCCCGACGGCGAATGGGGCGAGATGGTCATCACCACCCTGTGCAAGGAAGGCTCGCCGCTGATCCGCTACCGTACTCGCGACATCACGCGCATCATCCCCGAGCCCTGCACCTGCGGCAGCATCATGCCCCGGCATTCGCGCATCAAGGGCCGCTCCGACGACACCATCAAATTCAGGGGCGTGAATATCTACCCCAGCTCCATCGACACCATCCTTTCGTCCGTGCCTGGACTTGGTTCGGAATATCAGATCCATCTGACCCGGGGCGACGGCGGCCGCGACAATCTGCGGCTCGTGATCGAACGCGCCGAGGGCGTGGCCGCAGGGCGTGGGCCGGAGCTGGCGCATGAGGCTGGACATCAGATAAAAAAACAGCTCATGGTCACGGTGGACTTGGAACTTGTGGACTACGGCGCTTTGCCCCGTTCGGATCGCAAGAGCCAGCGGGTTTTCGACAGCCGGATTCAGGACGAGATCGTTTGA
- a CDS encoding branched-chain amino acid ABC transporter permease — protein sequence MYTDLLQYIFSGLTGGAIYALIALGFCVVSNTMGIVNFIQVDFVTLGGMFMFSALFALGLPTVPALGLSVCLVALVAMVVERIGLRPARSDNHLVLIFLTVGLSIILRGIIKIVWGKNRMALPPLTPDVPVQILGASVLPQALWILGLTVVAIAVLTWFFHRTSLGLCMRAVASNPTAAAVVGIASGRIRLTSYAIAGALGGLAGVLVTPITTLNYDVGVLLGLKGFAAAILGGFGSFPGAILGGLGLGLLESLSAGYLSSAYKDVVAFVVLLLVLFVRPKGLLGK from the coding sequence TTGTACACAGATCTCCTTCAGTATATTTTCAGCGGACTGACCGGCGGAGCCATCTATGCGCTCATCGCGCTGGGCTTTTGCGTGGTCAGCAACACTATGGGCATCGTCAACTTCATCCAGGTCGATTTCGTCACCCTGGGCGGCATGTTCATGTTCTCGGCGCTGTTCGCCCTCGGCCTGCCCACGGTCCCGGCGCTTGGCCTGTCCGTCTGCCTTGTGGCGCTGGTGGCCATGGTGGTTGAGCGTATCGGCCTCAGGCCCGCGAGATCGGACAATCATCTAGTGCTCATTTTTTTGACCGTTGGACTGTCCATCATTCTGCGCGGGATCATCAAGATCGTGTGGGGCAAGAACCGCATGGCGCTGCCCCCGCTGACTCCGGACGTGCCCGTGCAGATCCTGGGAGCGAGCGTGCTGCCGCAGGCTCTGTGGATTCTGGGTCTGACCGTGGTCGCCATCGCAGTCCTGACCTGGTTCTTTCACCGGACCTCGCTTGGCCTGTGCATGCGCGCCGTGGCTTCCAATCCCACGGCTGCGGCCGTGGTCGGCATTGCCTCGGGCCGCATCCGCCTGACCAGCTACGCCATCGCTGGAGCCCTGGGCGGCCTGGCCGGAGTGCTGGTCACGCCCATCACCACGCTCAACTACGATGTGGGAGTGCTGCTGGGCCTCAAGGGCTTCGCCGCCGCCATCCTCGGTGGCTTCGGCTCCTTCCCCGGAGCCATCCTCGGCGGCCTGGGACTTGGCCTTCTCGAATCCCTGTCCGCCGGATACCTGTCCAGCGCCTACAAGGACGTGGTAGCCTTCGTGGTTCTGCTGCTGGTCCTCTTTGTTCGCCCCAAGGGATTGCTGGGCAAGTGA
- a CDS encoding ABC transporter ATP-binding protein translates to MLRLDGLSKFFGGLPALQDVSISVPAGQLTALIGPNGAGKSTLINCMTGVLPPSSGSIRFLDQEIAGFTAHRITRLGIHRTFQNLRLFPRLSVLDNVLTGLTCEGGESMIMAMLRLPYLRHRERQLKLRALEAMDQFGLADKAQWPAGVLAYGDKKRVELARAIVGKPKLLLLDEPVAGLNAEETAAVGEQLRNLRRAGHTILLVEHDMDLVMNIADLVVVLDSGRCIATGTADEVRRNPLVLEAYLGRMEATA, encoded by the coding sequence ATGCTGCGGCTTGACGGGCTCAGTAAATTTTTCGGGGGACTGCCTGCCCTGCAGGACGTATCCATCAGCGTGCCCGCCGGGCAGCTGACCGCGCTCATCGGCCCCAACGGCGCGGGCAAGAGCACGCTCATCAACTGCATGACCGGCGTGCTCCCCCCAAGCTCTGGATCCATCCGATTTCTGGATCAGGAAATCGCGGGATTTACGGCCCATCGCATCACGCGTCTGGGCATCCACCGTACTTTTCAGAATCTGCGCCTTTTTCCCCGCCTTTCGGTGCTGGACAATGTGCTGACCGGCCTGACCTGCGAAGGGGGCGAATCCATGATCATGGCCATGCTGCGTCTGCCCTATCTGCGCCACCGCGAACGGCAGCTCAAGCTGCGGGCCCTTGAGGCGATGGACCAGTTCGGACTGGCCGACAAGGCCCAGTGGCCAGCCGGAGTGCTGGCCTACGGCGACAAGAAGCGAGTCGAGCTGGCGCGGGCCATTGTCGGCAAACCGAAGCTGCTCCTTCTCGACGAGCCCGTGGCCGGCCTTAACGCGGAAGAAACGGCGGCCGTGGGCGAGCAGCTCAGAAACCTGCGCCGCGCGGGACACACCATTTTACTGGTCGAACACGACATGGATCTGGTCATGAACATCGCGGATCTGGTGGTGGTGCTGGACAGCGGCCGCTGCATCGCCACGGGCACGGCCGATGAAGTCCGCCGCAACCCGCTGGTGCTTGAAGCCTATCTTGGAAGAATGGAGGCCACGGCCTGA
- a CDS encoding chemotaxis protein CheB: MTKKYSPKQKKPASAASNTQTSIKPSLYVAVGASAGGLEAIEAFFSGMAPDSGMAFIVIQHLSPDYKSLMVEILSKKTKMKVLRAEEGMPVLPDNVYLIPPKKNLSIFHGKLLLNDQEHVKGTINLPIDIFLRSLAEDQGDKAVAVILSGSGSDGMRGVRAIKEFGGMVMVQSESTAKFDSMPRASLSTGLVDFILPPEEMPERLLSYAKHPFVIKAERSETVISDEDALTRIFAILRDKFKADFTYYKPSTVTRRIERRMSINRIDEIRDYVAYMQNFPGEAGTLFREFLIGVTRFFRDREVFELLKESWLPEILNRSAGKESRFWIAGCSTGEEAYTLAILAKEYMLQSGINRDLKIFATDIDRDAVLFAANGVYPDSIAADVPQELLSKYFYRKQDSYQISRNIREMVVFAQHNLIKDPPFTNIDLISCRNLLIYLQPVLQRKVLEFFNFSLNAQGVLLLGTSETIGEMGDCFESLDHKSKIYRTKGRFKHSLDSHELPQVPGSTYRDLGSRFPVMRRDPHVNDERILERFLEALSADNFPLAVVVNEQMEVLHVFGDTTGYFKLPSGKLSRDISKMAAKDLSIPLSTGIQKVFRKQEALRFSNIKLRDMDALKVVDLRILPLPQKKGQEPLVAVFLEEVARPDILDKTQAIQAYDLSLEAEQRITDLEQELQFTRENLQATVEELETANEELQATNEELLASNEELQSTNEELQSTNEELYSVNSEYQSKIVELSELHNDVDNLLNVSQIGQLLLDENMDIRRFSPKIAEVFNVLGADVGRSLSDISHQLENADPVRIIESVHRQGKLAEHEVRAKDGRWYLMRVVPYSVGPRVFSGTLVSFVDITRMKLGEEALRASEEEYRALFETLPLGVVYHEADGSIISANPAAGRILGLTLDQILGKTSMDPRWNMIREDGSTVAGTHHPAMIALRTGHKEGPVVRGVFHPEKNAHIWLSITAMPLFKPGESTPSQVYATFEDITEKRQAEQDFQTLFREMFNGFSLHEIICDEKGTPVDYRFLAVNPAFERMTGLKAEQVLGKTVLEIMPDTEKFWIEAFGEVALTGKSSKFEQYSSQVGKRFQVTAFRPARNQFACIFAEVMDGEGVDNAVQPTAQAS; this comes from the coding sequence ATGACAAAAAAGTATTCCCCCAAACAAAAGAAGCCGGCATCCGCCGCATCCAACACGCAGACGTCGATCAAACCGTCCCTGTATGTGGCGGTGGGAGCTTCGGCCGGAGGCCTGGAAGCCATTGAAGCTTTTTTCTCGGGCATGGCCCCGGACAGCGGCATGGCCTTCATCGTCATCCAGCACCTGTCTCCGGACTACAAGAGCCTTATGGTCGAGATCCTTTCCAAGAAGACCAAGATGAAAGTGCTCCGGGCCGAGGAGGGCATGCCGGTCCTGCCGGACAACGTCTATCTGATTCCGCCCAAGAAGAACCTGAGCATATTTCACGGCAAGCTGCTCTTGAACGACCAGGAACACGTCAAAGGCACCATCAACCTCCCCATCGATATTTTTTTGCGTTCCCTGGCCGAAGACCAGGGCGACAAGGCCGTTGCCGTCATCCTTTCTGGATCGGGCAGCGACGGCATGCGCGGCGTGCGGGCCATCAAGGAGTTCGGCGGCATGGTCATGGTCCAGAGCGAAAGCACGGCCAAATTCGACAGCATGCCCCGGGCCTCCCTTTCCACGGGACTGGTGGACTTCATCCTGCCGCCGGAGGAAATGCCCGAACGATTGCTTTCCTACGCCAAGCACCCCTTCGTCATAAAAGCCGAGCGCTCCGAGACCGTCATCAGCGACGAGGACGCCCTGACCCGCATTTTCGCCATCCTGCGCGACAAGTTCAAGGCCGATTTCACCTACTACAAGCCCAGCACCGTGACCCGGCGCATCGAACGCCGCATGTCCATAAACCGCATCGATGAGATCCGGGATTATGTGGCCTACATGCAGAATTTTCCCGGCGAGGCGGGCACGTTGTTTCGCGAATTCCTGATCGGCGTGACCAGATTCTTCCGCGACCGGGAGGTGTTTGAACTTTTGAAGGAAAGCTGGCTACCGGAAATCCTGAACCGCTCCGCCGGAAAAGAGAGCCGGTTCTGGATCGCCGGTTGCTCCACGGGAGAGGAGGCCTACACCCTGGCCATCCTGGCCAAGGAATACATGCTTCAGTCCGGAATCAACCGTGACCTGAAAATTTTCGCCACGGACATCGACCGCGACGCCGTCCTTTTCGCGGCCAACGGGGTCTACCCCGACAGCATCGCCGCCGACGTCCCGCAGGAGCTGCTGAGCAAGTATTTCTACCGCAAGCAGGACAGCTATCAGATTTCCCGCAACATCCGCGAGATGGTCGTCTTTGCCCAGCACAACCTCATAAAAGACCCTCCGTTCACCAATATCGATCTTATCTCCTGCCGCAACCTGCTTATCTACCTGCAGCCTGTCCTGCAGCGCAAAGTTTTGGAGTTTTTCAATTTTTCGCTCAATGCCCAGGGCGTTTTGCTGCTCGGCACCAGCGAAACCATCGGCGAGATGGGCGACTGTTTCGAGAGCCTCGATCACAAAAGCAAGATTTACCGCACCAAGGGGCGGTTCAAGCACAGCCTCGATTCTCATGAGCTGCCCCAGGTTCCGGGTTCGACCTACCGCGACCTGGGCAGCCGTTTCCCGGTGATGCGCCGGGATCCGCACGTCAATGACGAGCGCATTCTGGAGCGTTTCCTGGAAGCGCTAAGCGCGGACAATTTCCCCCTGGCCGTGGTCGTCAACGAGCAGATGGAGGTGCTGCACGTCTTCGGAGACACCACAGGGTATTTCAAGCTGCCCTCGGGCAAGCTCTCGCGGGACATCTCCAAGATGGCGGCCAAGGATCTGTCCATCCCTCTTTCCACCGGCATCCAGAAAGTTTTCCGCAAGCAGGAGGCGCTTCGCTTCTCCAACATCAAGCTGCGCGACATGGATGCGCTCAAAGTGGTGGATTTGCGGATTCTGCCCCTGCCCCAGAAAAAAGGGCAGGAGCCGCTGGTGGCCGTATTTCTGGAAGAGGTCGCACGGCCCGACATTCTGGACAAGACACAGGCCATTCAGGCTTATGATCTGTCCCTGGAAGCCGAGCAGCGCATCACCGACCTGGAGCAGGAGCTGCAATTCACCCGCGAGAACCTGCAGGCAACGGTAGAGGAACTGGAGACCGCCAACGAGGAATTGCAGGCCACCAACGAAGAGCTCCTTGCCAGCAATGAGGAGTTGCAATCCACCAACGAGGAACTGCAATCCACCAATGAAGAGCTGTATTCGGTCAATTCCGAGTACCAGTCCAAGATCGTGGAGCTGAGCGAGCTGCACAACGACGTGGACAACCTCTTGAACGTCAGCCAGATCGGGCAGCTCCTGCTCGACGAGAACATGGATATCAGGCGTTTTTCACCCAAAATCGCCGAGGTGTTCAATGTGCTTGGCGCGGATGTGGGGCGGAGCTTGTCGGACATCTCCCACCAGCTCGAAAATGCCGATCCGGTCCGGATCATCGAGAGCGTGCACAGGCAAGGGAAATTGGCAGAGCACGAGGTCCGCGCCAAGGATGGCCGCTGGTATCTGATGCGAGTGGTGCCGTATTCCGTAGGGCCGAGGGTCTTTTCCGGCACCCTGGTTTCCTTTGTGGACATCACCCGCATGAAGCTCGGCGAGGAGGCTCTGCGTGCAAGCGAGGAAGAATACCGCGCCCTCTTTGAAACCCTCCCCTTAGGCGTGGTCTACCATGAGGCCGACGGCTCCATCATCTCCGCCAACCCAGCTGCGGGACGCATTCTGGGGCTTACCCTGGACCAGATACTGGGCAAGACATCCATGGACCCGCGCTGGAATATGATCCGCGAGGATGGCTCCACTGTGGCCGGAACGCACCACCCGGCCATGATCGCCTTGCGGACCGGACACAAGGAGGGACCGGTGGTGAGAGGGGTCTTTCATCCCGAGAAGAACGCGCACATCTGGCTCTCCATCACCGCCATGCCTCTGTTCAAACCCGGCGAGAGCACGCCTTCGCAGGTCTATGCGACATTTGAGGACATAACTGAAAAACGCCAGGCGGAGCAGGACTTTCAGACGCTTTTTCGGGAAATGTTCAACGGATTCTCGTTGCATGAGATCATCTGCGACGAAAAAGGCACGCCCGTGGATTACCGTTTTCTGGCCGTCAATCCCGCTTTCGAGAGGATGACTGGCCTGAAAGCCGAGCAGGTTTTGGGCAAGACCGTTCTTGAAATCATGCCGGATACGGAAAAATTCTGGATCGAGGCTTTCGGCGAGGTGGCCCTGACCGGTAAGTCCTCGAAATTCGAACAATATTCGTCGCAGGTCGGCAAACGTTTTCAAGTCACGGCTTTCAGGCCGGCGCGTAATCAGTTTGCCTGTATTTTTGCCGAGGTCATGGATGGTGAAGGGGTCGATAATGCGGTTCAACCCACCGCCCAGGCCTCTTGA